A genome region from Erigeron canadensis isolate Cc75 chromosome 3, C_canadensis_v1, whole genome shotgun sequence includes the following:
- the LOC122592697 gene encoding L-ascorbate oxidase-like, whose amino-acid sequence MALVRLTTTPICLLVYLCCFGAFVKSAWGAKARHFEWEVEYMYGAPDCLENVVMGINGQFPGPTIKARAGDTVVVHLTNKLHTEGVVIHWHGIRQLGTPWADGTASISQCAINPGETFIYRFKVDKAGTYFYHGHYGMQRSAGLYGLLIVDVEEGKKEPFQYDGEFNLLLSDWWHKGTHEQEVDLSANPMRWIGEPQSLLINGRGQYNCSLAAAHSSSGGLPGCRFRGNERCAPNILHVEPNKTYRLRVASTTALASLNLAIGNHKMVMVEADGNYLQPVSVNDFDIYSGETYSVIFRTDQNPTENYWISVGVRGREPKTPQGLAILHYKSTTASKLPKLAPPTTPLWNDYERSKSFSNKILALSGSPKPPTTYHRRIFLLNTQNRINGYTKWAINNVSLTLPSTPYLGSIKHGFSEAFDQKSPPDTFHNGYDIMRPPVNPNTTFGNGVYMLKFNNTIDVILQNANALNANVSEVHPWHLHGHDFWVLGYGEGKFSKKDEKKLNLKNPPLRNTAVIFPYGWTALRFVTDNPGVWAFHCHIEPHLHMGMGVVFAEGVHLVGNIPNEALSCGLTGKMLMTGKHN is encoded by the exons atggcTCTTGTTAGGCTTACTACTACACCCATATGTTTACTTGTGTACTTGTGTTGTTTTGGGGCGTTTGTTAAGTCAGCTTGGGGAGCAAAGGCTAGACATTTTGAATGGGAGGTTGAGTATATGTATGGTGCTCCGGATTGTTTGGAAAATGTTGTGATGGGCATCAACGGTCAGTTCCCTGGCCCGACTATTAAAGCTCGGGCCGGTGATACCGTTGTTGTCCATCTTACTAACAAACTCCATACGGAAGGAGTTGTCATTCATTGGCATGGAATTAGACAG CTTGGAACACCATGGGCTGATGGAACTGCGTCAATATCACAATGTGCGATAAATCCAGGGGAAACATTTATTTATAGGTTCAAGGTTGACAAg GCAGGAACATACTTTTATCATGGACACTATGGGATGCAAAGATCAGCAGGATTATATGGATTATTAATAGTAGATGTTGAAGAAGGGAAAAAGGAACCATTTCAATATGATGGTGAATTCAATTTGCTATTAAGTGATTGGTGGCACAAAGGTACACATGAACAAGAGGTTGATCTCTCTGCCAATCCTATGCGATGGATTGGTGAACCTCAG agtttGTTGATAAATGGAAGAGGGCAATACAATTGTTCATTAGCAGCAGCACATAGTAGCAGTGGTGGCCTTCCAGGGTGCAGGTTTCGGGGAAACGAACGATGCGCACCAAACATCCTACATGTCGAGCCAAACAAGACATACAGGCTGAGAGTTGCCAGCACCACTGCTTTAGCTTCACTCAACCTCGCCATTGGG AATCACAAGATGGTGATGGTGGAAGCTGATGGGAACTACCTACAACCGGTTTCGGTAAATGACTTTGACATCTACTCGGGTGAGACCTACTCGGTTATATTTCGTACAGATCAAAATCCTACCGAGAACTACTGGATCTCGGTAGGTGTAAGAGGAAGAGAACCAAAAACCCCTCAAGGGTTAGCTATATTACACTACAAGTCCACCACAGCCTCAAAATTACCAAAACTCGCTCCTCCAACAACACCTCTTTGGAACGACTATGAACGTAGCAAGTCATTCTCTAACAAAATTCTAGCCCTTTCGGGTTCACCTAAGCCTCCAACCACATACCATCGTCGAATTTTCTTGCTCAACACACAAAATCGCATCAATGGATACACCAAATGGGCTATTAATAATGTGTCGTTGACCCTACCGTCAACTCCATACTTGGGGTCAATTAAACATGGTTTTAGCGAGGCTTTTGACCAAAAGAGCCCACCTGATACATTTCATAATGGCTATGACATAATGAGGCCCCCAGTCAATCCTAATACCACTTTTGGAAATGGGGTCTATATGCTAAAGTTTAACAACACTATTGATGTGATACTACAAAATGCCAATGCACTAAATGCAAATGTAAGTGAGGTACACCCATGGCACCTTCATGGGCATGACTTTTGGGTCTTGGGCTATGGAGAAGGCAAATTTTccaagaaagatgaaaagaaacTCAACTTGAAAAACCCCCCATTAAGAAATACTGCGGTTATATTCCCTTACGGGTGGACAGCTCTAAGGTTTGTCACTGATAATCCAGGTGTGTGGGCGTTTCATTGTCACATAGAGCCTCATTTGCATATGGGCATGGGTGTGGTTTTCGCCGAAGGGGTTCATCTTGTGGGAAACATTCCAAATGAGGCTCTTTCTTGTGGCTTGACCGGTAAAATGTTAATGACTGGAAAGCACAATTAG
- the LOC122592736 gene encoding REF/SRPP-like protein At3g05500 produces MAENNVSVVNQPQVNQSEQEKLKYLEFVQVAVLHAILYASKVYAYAKDNSGPFKPRVETIEGTFKTVVGPAYNKFHDTPVEVLKFVDRQVDESVTKFESQVPPFVKEISAKTKEVASDVKTTGVVQTAHGLAKSAYTKLEPTAKGLYTKYEPVAEQYAVSGWNTLNQLPLFPKVAKVVVPTAAYYSEMYNQTVQQTAEKGYKVSSYLPLVPTERIAKVFNSTAEPQAL; encoded by the exons ATGGCAGAAAACAATGTTAGTGTTGTTAATCAACCACAG GTTAATCAAAGTGAACAAGAGAAGTTGAAGTACCTAGAGTTTGTGCAAGTGGCAGTTCTCCATGCGATTCTATATGCATCAAAAGTTTATGCTTATGCTAAGGACAATTCCGGTCCATTCAAACCAAGAGTCGAGACAATAGAGGGTACTTTTAAGACTGTTGTCGGCCCTGCATATAATAAGTTCCATGACACTCCTGTTGAGGTTCTCAAATTTGTCGATCGTCAG GTTGACGAGTCGGTAACTAAATTCGAAAGTCAAGTGCCTCCTTTTGTAAAGGAGATATCGGCTAAAACCAAAGAAGTGGCTTCCGATGTCAAGACAACTGGGGTGGTTCAAACAGCCCATGGGCTAGCCAAGTCTGCATACACCAAACTAGAGCCAACTGCCAAAGGACTATACACGAAATACGAACCAGTTGCTGAGCAATATGCTGTTTCAGGATGGAACACATTGAACCAACTCCCACTCTTCCCTAAGGTGGCTAAGGTGGTTGTACCAACAGCAGCTTACTATTCTGAAATGTACAACCAGACTGTGCAGCAAACAGCAGAGAAAGGCTACAAGGTTTCTTCATATCTACCATTGGTGCCAACTGAAAGGATTGCTAAGGTGTTCAACTCTACTGCTGAGCCACAGGCACTATGA